The following are encoded in a window of Leptodactylus fuscus isolate aLepFus1 chromosome 9, aLepFus1.hap2, whole genome shotgun sequence genomic DNA:
- the LRRC8D gene encoding volume-regulated anion channel subunit LRRC8D, with protein sequence MFTLSEVASLNDIQPTYRILKPWWDVFMDYLAVVMLMVAIFAGTMQLTKDQVVCLPKLESAVCLIPPASREGQNNPPGTAKFEEAPTTEASKEWLSTSPDVKHETHFRTQTETLINPAPTLQGLNSPGGRKTNLDYQQYIFINQMCYHVALPWYSKYFPYLALIHTIILMVSSNFWFKYPKTCSKIEHFVSILGKCFESPWTTKALSETACEDSEENKQRLTGAQSLRKHFSNSSEEGSPSPSTPMISKSGLKFSIDKPVGEVPGMTILDKKDGEQAKALFEKVRKFRAHVEDSDLIYKLYVVQTVVKTVKFIFILCYTLTFVTAIRFKHECIPKVEHLTGYIEFECTHNMAYMLKKLLISYIALICVYGLVCIYTLFWLFRRPLKEYSFEKVREESSFSDIPDVKNDFAFLLHMVDQYDQLYSKRFGVFLSEVSENKLREISLNHEWTFEKLRQHISRNAQDKLELHLFMLSGVPDAVFELTDLEVLRLELIPEAKIPAKISQMTTLQELHLYHCPAKVEQTAFSFLRDNLKCLHVKFTDVAEIPAWVYLLKNLRELYLMGNLNSENNKMIGLESLRELRHLKVLYVKSNLTKIPSNITDVAPHLTKLVIHNDGTKLVVLNSLKKMMNVAELELHNCELERIPHAIFSLGNLQELDLKLNSIRTIEEVISFQHLKRLTCLKLWHNKIVSIPQSISQVKNLESLYFSNNKLETLPVALFHLQKLRHLDVSYNCISAIPLEIGLLQNLQYLYVTGNKVDILPKTLFKCVKLRTLCLGQNCITSLPEKIGHLVQLTHLELKGNCLDRLPSQIVQCRLLKKSGLVVEDHLFDALPLEVKEALNLDTNVPFANGV encoded by the coding sequence ATGTTCACCCTTTCAGAAGTTGCTTCACTGAATGACATACAGCCCACTTATCGAATTCTGAAGCCATGGTGGGACGTGTTCATGGATTATTTGGCGGTGGTTATGCTCATGGTTGCCATCTTTGCTGGCACCATGCAACTAACCAAAGACCAGGTTGTTTGTTTACCAAAGTTAGAATCAGCCGTATGTTTAATACCTCCAGCAAGCCGAGAAGGACAGAACAATCCTCCAGGGACTGCTAAATTTGAAGAAGCTCCTACTACAGAGGCTAGTAAGGAATGGCTAAGTACCTCACCTGACGTTAAACATGAAACCCATTTCAGAACACAGACAGAAACTTTGATAAATCCAGCTCCTACCCTTCAGGGTCTTAATAGCCCTGGAGGAAGAAAAACAAATCTGGATTATCAACAGTATATATTCATCAACCAAATGTGCTATCATGTGGCACTTCCATGGTACTCCAAATATTTCCCATACCTTGCACTTATACATACAATTATATTAATGGTCAGTAGTAACTTTTGGTTTAAATATCCAAAGACCTGCTCAAAAATCGAACATTTTGTCTCTATACTTGGCAAGTGCTTTGAATCTCCTTGGACAACAAAAGCTCTGTCCGAGACAGCATGTGAAGACTCGGAAGAAAATAAACAGAGGTTAACCGGTGCTCAGTCACTCCGAAAACATTTCTCAAATAGCAGTGAAGAAGGAAGTCCGAGTCCCAGCACTCCGATGATCAGTAAATCTGGGTTAAAGTTCTCAATAGACAAGCCAGTGGGAGAGGTGCCGGGTATGACCATCTTAGACAAAAAGGATGGGGAGCAAGCGAAAGCTCTTTTCGAAAAAGTTCGAAAATTTCGCGCTCACGTCGAAGACAGCGATTTAATTTATAAACTTTACGTTGTTCAAACTGTGGTTAAGACGGTGAAGTTTATTTTCATCCTTTGTTACACCTTGACTTTTGTAACCGCTATACGTTTCAAGCATGAGTGTATCCCTAAAGTGGAGCACCTTACAGGATATATAGAATTCGAGTGCACTCACAACATGGCGTATATGCTAAAGAAGCTTCTCATCAGCTACATTGCTCTTATTTGTGTTTATGGCCTTGTCTGTATATACACCTTGTTCTGGCTTTTTAGACGCCCCTTGAAGGAATACTCATTCGAAAAGGTGAGGGAGGAAAGTAGTTTTAGCGACATTCCCGATGTTAAAAATGATTTTGCCTTTCTTTTACATATGGTGGACCAATATGATCAGTTATACTCCAAGCGCTTTGGTGTCTTCTTATCCGAggtcagtgaaaataaattacGCGAGATCAGTCTGAACCACGAGTGGACCTTCGAAAAACTCAGGCAGCACATTTCTCGAAACGCCCAAGACAAACTGGAGTTGCACCTTTTCATGCTTTCCGGAGTTCCGGACGCCGTCTTCGAGCTTACCGATCTTGAGGTTCTAAGGCTTGAACTTATTCCCGAAGCTAAAATTCCAGCAAAAATTTCCCAAATGACTACTCTTCAAGAGCTACATCTTTACCACTGTCCCGCAAAGGTGGAGCAGACCGCGTTTAGCTTTCTAAGAGACAACTTGAAGTGCCTGCATGTGAAATTTACTGACGTGGCTGAAATTCCTGCCTGGGTTTATTTGCTGAAAAATCTACGGGAGTTATACTTGATGGGTAATTTAAACTCTGAGAACAATAAGATGATCGGACTTGAGTCTTTGAGAGAATTACGACATCTAAAAGTTCTTTATGTGAAGAGCAACTTGACCAAAATTCCATCCAATATCACCGATGTAGCTCCTCATCTAACCAAGCTTGTGATTCATAATGATGGCACCAAGCTGGTCGTcctaaatagccttaagaaaatgatgaatgtagcagagctggaactCCACAATTGTGAATTAGAGAGGATTCCACATGCTATATTCAGTCTGGGAAACCTGCAAGAGCTGGACCTTAAGCTGAACAGTATCCGTACCATAGAAGAGGTGATAAGCTTTCAGCACTTAAAGAGACTGACTTGTCTGAAGTTATGGCACAATAAAATAGTCAGCATTCCTCAGTCTATCTCACAAGTGAAAAATTTGGAATCTCTGTATTTCTCGAACAACAAACTCGAGACACTCCCCGTAGCCCTCTTCCACTTGCAGAAACTACGGCATTTGGACGTGAGCTACAATTGTATCTCGGCGATTCCTTTGGAGATCGGCTTACTCCAGAATCTTCAGTATTTGTACGTTACAGGGAATAAAGTGGACATCTTGCCAAAGACACTGTTTAAATGCGTCAAACTAAGAACTTTATGCTTGGGTCAGAACTGTATCACGTCGTTGCCAGAGAAGATAGGACATCTAGTACAACTCACGCATCTAGAATTAAAGGGAAATTGCCTCGATCGTTTGCCTTCTCAAATCGTTCAATGCCGTCTTCTCAAGAAAAGCGGGCTGGTGGTCGAGGACCACCTTTTCGATGCTTTACCGTTGGAGGTGAAGGAAGCATTAAATCTGGATACAAATGTACCTTTTGCTAATGGGGTGTAA